The following coding sequences lie in one Trichoderma breve strain T069 chromosome 1, whole genome shotgun sequence genomic window:
- a CDS encoding proteasome subunit domain-containing protein, which produces MDHRPQAWGRPRDDVYGAYDHSYMQDNGPKQNTQQPIVTGTSVIGIKFKDGVVMAADNLASYGSLARFTDVKRLRTFADSSIVGFSGDISDMQYLDRHLIDLSLSEAYESPDKPRLNAANLHRYLSKLLYNRRSKFDPLWNHLLIGGLDDNGEPFLAAADLLGSTYSAPSLATGFGAMLAQPIMRRYVPDEESAKKLSREEAINIVKEAMKVLFYRDARSLDSYSLAVVTKDGVELKQDEKLEDQSWAFADRIKGYGTQTV; this is translated from the exons ATGGATCACCGTCCGCAAGCATGGGGTCGA CCGAGAGACGATGTTTACGGCGCCTACGACCACTCCTACATGCAGGACAATGGGCCCAAGCAGAACACTCAGCAGCCCATCGTCACTGGTACTTCAGTAATAGgcatcaagttcaaggaCGGCGTCGTCATGGCCGCTGATAACCTGG CATCTTACGGCTCTCTCGCCCGTTTCACCGACGTCAAGCGTCTCCGCACCTTCGCCGACTCCTCCATCGTCGGCTTCAGCGGCGACATCTCCGACATGCAGTACCTCGACCGCCACCTCATCGACCTCTCCCTCTCCGAGGCCTACGAGTCCCCCGACAAGCCCCGCCTCAACGCCGCCAACCTCCACCGATACCTCTCCAAGCTCCTCTACAACCGCCGCTCCAAGTTCGACCCGCTCTGGAACCACCTCCTCAtcggcggcctcgacgacAACGGCGAGCCCTTCCTGGCTGCCGCCGACCTCCTCGGCAGCACCTACTCTGCCCCCTCCCTGGCCACGGGTTTCGGCGCCATGCTGGCCCAGCCAATCATGAGACGCTACGTCCCTGATGAAGagtcggccaagaagctctcccGCGAGGAGGCCAtcaacattgtcaaggaGGCTATGAAAGTTCTCTTTTACCGTGACGCTCGAAGTCTGGACTCTTACTCATTAGCTGTTGTGACCAAGGATGGTGTCGAGCTCAAGCaggacgagaagctggaggatcAAAGCTGGGCGTTTGCGGATAGAATCAAGGGCTATGGCACTCAGACGGTCTAG
- a CDS encoding SIS domain-containing protein codes for MCGIFGYVNYLVEKDRKFILDTLLNGLSRLEYRGYDSAGLAIDGDKKNEVLAFKEVGKVVKLRKLIDESELDLTKVFDSHAGIAHTRWATHGPPSTLNCHPHRSDPTSQFTVVHNGIITNYKELKTLLTSKGFKFETETDTECIAKLAKYIYDQHPQIGFTDLIKAVIQELEGAYGLLIKSVHYPHEVIAARKGSPLVIGVKTQRRMKVDFVDVEYGEDDAALSAEAASQTVALKKAAAGDLLAPSSALGAPDKSLLHRSQSRAFMTDDGMPMPTEFFLSSDPSAIVEHTKKVLYLEDDDIAHIHEGSLNIHRLKKADGSSNVRAIHTLELELQEIMKGKFDHFMQKEIFEQPESVVNTMRGRLDVANKTVTLGGLRSYISTIRRCRRIIFIACGTSYHSCMAVRGIFEELAEIPISVELASDFLDREAPVFRDDTCVFVSQSGETADSLMALRYCLERGALTVGIVNVVGSSISLLTHCGVHVNAGPEIGVASTKAYTSQFIAMVMFALSLSEDRASKKARREEIMEGLGNVSAQIKQILDLDQPIKDLCQKVFKDQKSLLLLGRGSQFSTALEGALKIKEISYLHCEAVMSGELKHGVLALVDENLPIIMILTRDEIFTKSLNAYQQVIARGGKPIVICNPADEEFKASDALKIEIPKTVDCLQGILNVIPLQLIAYWLAVLEGLNVDFPRNLAKSVTVE; via the exons ATGTG TGGCATTTTCGGATACGTCAACTACCTGGTGGAGAAGGACCGCAAGTTCATTCTTGATACTCTGCTGAACG GTCTGTCCCGCCTTGAGTACAGAGGATACGACTCCGCCGGTCTGGCCATCGACGGTGACAAGAAGAATGAGGTTCTGGCCTTCAAGGAGGTTGGCAAGGTGGTCAAGCTGAGGAAGCTCATTGACGAGTCCGAATTGGACTTGACCAAGGTTTTCGACTCACATGCCGGTATTGCCCACACCCGATGGGCTACTCACGGCCCCCCCTCCACTCTCAACTGCCACCCTCACCG ATCCGACCCCACCTCGCAGTTCACTGTTGTTCACAACGGTATCATCACAAACtacaaggagctcaagaccCTCCTGACCAGCAAGGGCTTCAAGTTTGAGACCGAGACCGACACCGAGTGCATTGCCAAGCTCGCCAAGTACATCTACGACCAACACCCCCAGATTGGCTTCACCGAcctcatcaaggccgtcatcCAGGAGCTTGAGGGTGCTTATGGTCTGCTGATCAAGTCTGTTCACTACCCCCACGAGGTCATTGCTGCCCGAAAGGGTTCCCCTCTTGTCATTGGTGTCAAGACTCAGCGCCGCATGAAGGTCGACTTCGTCGACGTCGAGtatggcgaggatgacgCTGCCCTCTCCGCCGAGGCTGCTTCTCAGACCGTTGCCCTCAAGAAGGCCGCCGCTGGCGACCTCCTGGCCCCCTCCAGCGCCCTGGGTGCCCCTGACAAGTCTCTCCTGCACCGCTCCCAGTCGCGTGCTTTCATGACTGATGATggcatgcccatgcccaccgagttcttcctctcttccgaCCCCTCAGCCATTGTTGAGCACACCAAGAAGGTCTTGTACCTTGAGGATGACGACATTGCTCACATCCACGAGGGCTCCCTCAACATCCACCGCCTGAAGAAGGCCGATGGCAGCTCCAACGTCCGAGCTATCCACACTCTCGAGCTGGAGCTCCAGGAGATCATGAAGGGCAAATTTGACCACTTCATGCAGAAGGAGATTTTCGAGCAGCCCGAGTCTGTTGTCAACACCATGCGTGGTCGTCTTGACGTTGCCAACAAGACCGTCACTCTCGGTGGTCTGCGCTCATACATCTCTACTATCCGACGATGCCGTAgaatcatcttcattgcATGCGGTACCAGTTATCACTCTTGCATGGCTGTCCGAGGTATctttgaggagctggctGAGATCCCCATCTCCGTTGAGCTGGCCTCTGATTTCCTCGATCGTGAGGCTCCCGTCTTCCGAGACGACACCTGCGTTTTCGTTTCTCAGTCCGGTGAGACCGCCGACTCTCTGATGGCCCTCCGCTACTGCTTGGAGCGTGGTGCCCTCACTGTCGGTATCGTCAACGTTGTTggttcctccatctctctccttACCCACTGTGGTGTCCACGTCAACGCTGGCCCCGAAATCGGTGTTGCCTCCACCAAGGCCTACACCTCCCAGTTCATTGCCATGGTCATGTTTGCTCTCTCCCTTAGCGAGGACCGTGCTAGCAAGAAGGCTCGCCGAGAGGAGATCATGGAGGGTCTCGGCAACGTCTCCGCCCAGATCAAGCAGATTCTCGACCTGGACCAGCCCATCAAGGACCTGTGCCAGAAGGTTTTCAAGGATCAGAAGTCtctgttgctgcttggccGTGGCAGCCAGTTCTCCACCGCTCTTGAGGGTGCCTTGAAGATCAAGGAAATCTCGTACCTCCACTGCGAGGCTGTCATGTCTGGTGAGCTGAAGCACGGTGTTTTGGCCCTGGTCGACGAGAACCtccccatcatcatgatCCTCACCCGTGACGAGATCTTCACCAAGTCCCTCAACGCCTACCAGCAGG TCATTGCTCGTGGTGGCAAGcccatcgtcatctgcaACCCTGCCGATGAGGAGTTCAAGGCCTCGGATGCTCTCAAGATTGAGATCCCCAAGACCGTCGACTGCCTGCAGGGTATCTTGAACGTCATTCCCCTGCAGCTGATTGCCTACTGGCTGGCCGTTCTTGAGGGTCTCAACGTTGACTTCCCTCGAAACTTGGCCAAGTCTGTCACTGTCGAGTAA
- a CDS encoding ATPase family associated with various cellular activities (AAA) domain-containing protein, translating to MSAEEERQAALNAYRTKLIESREWEAKLKNLRLEIKDLQKEYDRTEENIKALQSVGQIIGEVLKQLDDERFIVKASSGPRYVVGCRSKVDKTKMKQGTRVALDMTTLTIMRMLPREVDPLVYNMSLEDPGQVSFAGIGGLNDQIRELREVIELPLKNPELFLRVGIKPPKGVLLYGPPGTGKTLLARAVASSLETNFLKVVSSAIVDKYIGESARLIREMFGYAKEHEPCIIFMDEIDAIGGRRFSEGTSADREIQRTLMELLNQLDGFDYLGKTKIIMATNRPDTLDPALLRAGRLDRKIEIPLPNEVGRLEILKIHASSVVIDGDIDFESVVKMSDGLNGADLRNVVTEAGLFAIKDYRESVNQDDFNRAVRKVMEAKKLEGKLEYQKL from the exons ATGTCtgcggaagaagagcgccagGCGGCCCTCAACGCCTACCGGACGAAGCTCATCGAATCCCGCGAATGGGAGGCAAAGCTCAAGAACCTACGACTAGAGATCAAAGACCTCCAGAAGGAGTATGACCGGACAGAGGAGAATATCAAGGCACTCCAGAGTGTAGGACAAATTATTGGTGAAGTcctgaagcagctggatgaCGAGAGAT TCATCGTCAAGGCGTCATCGGGTCCCCGGTATGTTGTTGGCTGCAGATCCAAGGTCgacaagacgaagatgaagcaaggCACACGTGTCGCGCTCGATATGACGACGCTCACGATCATGCGTATGCTCCCGAGAGAGGTCGATCCGCTAGTCTACAACATGTCACTGGAAGACCCCGGCCAGGTCAGCTTTGCAGGAATTGGTGGACTTAACGACCAGATTCGAGAGCTGAGAGAGGTCATCGAGCTCCCCTTGAAGAATCCAGAGCTCTTCCTCAGAGTAGGCATCAAGCCGCCCAAGGGTGTCTTGCTCTACGGTCCTCCCGGAACAGGGAAAACCCTTCTAGCCAGAGCCGTTGCAAGCAGTCTGGAGACAAATTTCCTGAAAG TTGTTTCGTCGGCCATTGTCGACAAGTATATCGGAGAGTCGGCGAGGTTGATCCGAGAAATGTTTGGCTATGCCAAAGAACACGAGCcgtgcatcatcttcatggACGAAATCGATGCCATCGGAGGACGACGATTTTCTGAGGGTACAAGTGCCGATCGTGAGATCCAGAGAACCTTGATGGAGCTCCTCAACCAGCTGGACGGATTCGACTACTTGGGCAAGACAAAGATTATCATGGCTACGAACAGACCGGATACCCTGGACCCCGCGCTGCTGCGTGCTGGTCGTCTGGACCGAAAGATTGAGATCCCGCTACCGAATGAGGTCGGACGGTTGGAGATTCTCAAGATCCATGCCTCTTCTGTTGTCATCGATGGCGATATTGACTTTGAAAGCGTCGTTAAGATGAGCGACGGACTGAATGGAGCTGACTTGCGAAACGTGGTCACTGAAGC TGGTCTGTTTGCCATTAAAGATTACCGAGAGTCGGTTAACCAGGATGATTTCAACAGGGCGGTGCGTAAGGTgatggaggcgaagaagctggagggcaAGCTTGAGTATCAGAAGCTGTAA
- a CDS encoding mago binding domain-containing protein — protein sequence MAPATTNSGITTDEASGERHIPESTRADGSKRKAIKIRPGYQPPEDVQVYKNRPAEAFRERGKRIGIPGAASAQDEKPDQGSAASNKNAKRREARKKAKAAGDGEGEGEAKADTTAATKDGPSKAEEADPEVEREKKARSLKKKLKQAKELKMKKDGGEGLLPEQIAKVIKINELIRELDALGFDAEGEPKTETKDDATEGSENKK from the coding sequence ATGGCACCCGCTACGACAAATTCTGGTATTACAACAGACGAGGCCAGCGGAGAGCGTCACATCCCCGAGTCTACTCGAGCCGACGGAAGCAAACGCAAGGCTATCAAGATCCGACCCGGCTACCAGCCCCCCGAAGATGTCCAAGTCTACAAGAATCGACCCGCAGAAGCTTTTCGCGAGCGAGGAAAGCGAATAGGCATTCCTGGCGCCGCCTCTGCGCAAGATGAGAAGCCGGACCAAGGTTCAGCTGCAAGCAATAAGAACGCGAAACGCCGAGAGGCCCGGAAAAAAGCCAAGGCAGCTGGCGacggtgaaggtgaaggcgaggccaaggccgatACAACTGCAGCCACGAAAGATGGCCCGTCCAAGGCAGAAGAGGCTGATCCTGAAGTTGAGCGCGAGAAAAAGGCTAGGAGTCTTAAGAAGAAActgaagcaagccaaggagctcaagatgaagaaggatggaggCGAAGGTCTGTTGCCCGAGCAGATCGCCAAGGTCATAAAGATCAACGAGCTCATTCGCGAACTGGATGCTCTTGGCTTCGACGCAGAGGGTGAGCCCAAGACGGAGACGAAAGACGATGCAACTGAGGGCAGCGAGAACAAGAAATGA
- a CDS encoding putative zinc finger in n-recognin (UBR box) domain-containing protein codes for MENPLSTQEQQLCQLLADLPARFDYRYTEEASRELLTSLFWSLAGGNHEYMRLLFPEGRPSDSLKLGDAQGAVEGAEYTEAARGKRCGHIFKPGEASYMYHTGHMVRIQISVGNSGCCDCGDDEAWKTPLFCTIHSDVASGSHTSGAGKPASLPEDLVNGVQMTIGRAFDYICDVISCSPEQLRQTKTKESILKDEEASRLKSTYYGSDTQACTDFSLVLWNDEKHTVDEVRDQVARACRKTRKQANNDAWETDAVGRSLLVFSDNVERLLQMSKTLESIRVTVTIRSARDTFREQMCGTLIEWLSDISGCSVGHDNHILRRTICEELMRPWRKGSAATHTLGLIDDEEADDQRLETRARMHNVNARFILALQAAAGAQGLTLDPDDGDDDDDDDDDADMDDDEDDEDDENRSVSDDDDVMMVDAQGDVPELDMALRPNEALEEDEATLAGYPPPPPPPPVPAPAAEQAQEQTTQTTQQPNVKIPKTPGKMEKLLPNPGLYWLETPAAYTQSGNVPPAEDVFQRVRLDWLLLFDLRMWKRARNDLRALYISTVVQIPEFKRVVALRFASLYTILAQLYLVGDREPDHSIINLSLQMLTTASITAEVVERGNFLTSLLAILFTFLTTRQVGHPWDLSPVAVLAFDSGSVTNRRMYHFYQDLKYLFSSQHVQERLRSEPRYLMQFLDLVKLHQGIGPNVRAVVEHVEYEADSWITASLVTRQINLQARNLAEAFRNCPPNEIRNLMNAIRLAAKAATFNSVGADRLRFKQAEIKDEVKFKTMSDLEFDVEGKSYDVVKFVVEKDAISFHHGLHYTLSWLIEQELKSKPRLMTIGPLQIPKKEYSPEDYLMAVFDYPLRVCAWLAQIKANMWVRNGISLRHQASTYRGVGQRDVCHHRDIFLLQTAMVVCDPSRVLASIIDRFGMENWVKGIFEVLSEAQDDTQHLDVVEDMIHLLIVLLSDRTCLIAPEDEPNSRLLAMRRDIIHVLCLKPLSFNEICQKLPEKYQESEEFQQVLDEMATFKPPEGVSDVGTFELRQEFIEEIDPYIAHYNKNQREESELAYRKKMAKKTGKTVEEIVFEPKLRPIPSGLFQHLAEFTSTGVFAQVVLHLVLLATMEDDSAEVDASGKPPKSFVHTALTRVARSNFMPDANFKAVHPKISLVLKRLKQKRPGAFNAEFVKLGLPVDRISTASPANISADEERERRKQAAMNRQAKVMAQFQQQQKSFLENQGSIDWGSDLDEDDEEDMEQAEDRKHNWKYPTGTCILCQEEADDRRLYGTFALLNESLILRQTDFQDPDLVREASQTPCNLDRSAEDIRPFGIAQENRKMVEKLNSNGETFLAERQTIGRGFDASLSRAGPVASSCGHMMHYRCFEQYYEATNRRHTHQIARHHPENILRNEFVCPLCKALGNAFVPIVWKGLEESYPGNLQAEESFEDFLDKQISSYPFGGSKAREVDDSKLPDIDTPSLPGSLLQTLTPSKPRLEPIWVKDELDARSSATLGASGSSSAAAAAAETSEAGANQPSGAGNSQLFSELLSAYHRLRDTLVVNKLDTRYPVDKMQAGDELHASDTLVQVVGFSISEVEIQQRGIEAQPGMTLIEKIPEQVIAHLRILAETTSAYIKIGGRNPHPGGRIESEFIADAEQQHGQLFMAQHFGAEAGDARRRLYSYPPLLTTDPFIFLVECSYALVPAGKVDIMHVVRLCYLAEIVKVVFHMGRNMPVGLWFGTLASRQTQDPAMNNFADFALALSKLSVEFQAMAGIDAMAPELGENRGFQQPGVDTLEGWYSFVKKYASVFLRKCVIFLHVKYGVDFNSHVSSDAGADELDRLTEALRLPTFDEMCAVMTVDSTTCGWPSTTPGLVTAVVSHPGIFELIGLPRTFDTLIEEATRRRCPTTGKDLTDPIICLFCGELLCSQGTCCQKPDTDGSKIGGAQQHMRRCQRNIGVFLNVRKCSTVYLFHKSGSFTPAPYIDKYGETDPQLRHGRQLFLNQKRYDTMIRNTVLKHGVPSLISRKLEAEINNGGWDTL; via the exons ATGGAGAACCCTTTATCTACtcaagagcagcagctctgccAGCTACTGGCAGATCTGCCCGCGCGATTCGACTACCGCTATACCGAGGAAGCTTCCCGAGAGCTCCTAACCAGCCTGTTCTGGTCACTGGCTGGCGGCAACCATGAATACATGCGACTTCTGTTCCCGGAGGGCAGACCGTCCGACAGTCtgaagcttggtgatgctcaGGGCGCTGTAGAAGGTGCCGAATACACAGAGGCGGCTCGAGGGAAGCGATGTGgccacatcttcaagcctGGTGAGGCATCCTACATGT ATCACACGGGGCACATGGTGAGAATTCAGATCTCGGTGGGAAACAGTGGCTGCTGCGACTGCGGAGATGACGAAGCTTGGAAAACGCCCCTGTTTTGCACCATCCACTCTGATGTGGCCTCTGGTTCTCACACGAGCGGTGCCGGAAAACCTGCCTCGCTTCCTGAAGATCTCGTCAACGGCGTACAGATGACGATTGGCAGAGCGTTCGATTATATCTGCGATGTTATATCTTGTTCGCCCGAGCAGCTTCGTCagacaaaaacaaaggaaTCAATCCTAAAGGACGAAGAAGCATCCCGTTTAAAATCAACATATTATGGCTCCGATACCCAGGCTTGCACTGATTTTTCATTAGTGCTATGGAATGATGAGAAGCACACTGTTGATGAGGTTAGAGATCAGGTAGCTAGAGCCTGTAGGAAAACTCGGAAACAAGCCAACAATGACGCCTGGGAAACCGACGCAGTTGGGCGAAGTCTTTTGGTGTTTTCAGACAATGTCGAACGGCTGCTACAAATGTCCAAGACATTAGAGTCTATCAGAGTCACAGTCACCATTCGATCAGCGAGAGACACGTTTCGTGAACAGATGTGTGGTACTTTGATCGAGTGGTTAAGTGATATATCTGGTTGCTCAGTTGGTCATGATAATCACATCCTTCGACGAACCATATGCGAGGAGCTGATGAGGCCATGGAGGAAAGGAAGCGCCGCAACTCATACTCTGGGCCTTATcgacgatgaggaggcaGATGACCAGCGTCTTGAGACGAGAGCTAGGATGCACAACGTCAACGCTCGGTTTATTCTTGCCCTGCAAGCTGCGGCCGGGGCCCAAGGCCTAACACTGGATCctgatgacggagatgatgatgacgatgacgacgacgacgctgatatggatgatgacgaggatgatgaggacgatgagaaTCGTTCCGTCtcggatgacgatgacgtTATGATGGTAGACGCACAGGGAGATGTTCCTGAACTCGACATGGCATTAAGGCCCAACGAGGCtttggaagaggacgaggccacTCTAGCTGGATaccctccgccgcctccacctccacctGTTCCTGCACCTGCCGCCGAACAGGCACAGGAGCAGACGACTCAGACTACTCAGCAGC CGAACGTGAAAATTCCCAAAACACCTGGCAAGATGGAAAAGCTACTTCCAAACCCTGGGCTCTACTGGCTCGAGACTCCGGCGGCCTATACACAATCGGGCAACGTGCCACCGGCGGAGGATGTTTTCCAGCGGGTTCGCTTAGActggctgcttcttttcgaCTTACGAATGTGGAAAAGGGCCAGAAATGACCTCCGTGCACTCTACATTTCTACAGTAGTCCAGATTCCAGAATTCAAGCGAGTTGTGGCCCTTCGATTCGCTAGCCTCTACACCATCCTAGCCCAGCTGTATCTCGTTGGCGATAGGGAGCCAGAtcattccatcatcaacctctctctccagATGCTGACGACGGCATCCATCACTGCAGAAGTAGTGGAGAGGGGCAACTTTTTGACCAGCTTGCTGGCAATTCTGTTTACATTCTTGACAACCAGACAAGTTGGTCACCCGTGGGATCTCTCCCCTGTTGCTGTTCTTGCCTTTGATAGCGGATCCGTCACCAATAGGCGCATGTATCACTTCTACCAAGATCTGAAATATCTTTTTAGCTCTCAGCATGTTCAAGAGCGGCTTAGAAGTGAACCAAGATACCTGATGCAATTCCTAGATTTGGTGAAGCTTCATCAAGGCATTGGACCCAATGTTCGCGCAGTCGTCGAGCACGTTGAATATGAAGCTGATTCCTGGATTACGGCCTCTCTGGTTACCAGGCAGATCAACTTGCAAGCCAGGAACTTGGCTGAGGCGTTTCGAAATTGCCCGCCCAACGAGATACGCAATCTCATGAACGCCATCCGCCTGGCCGCCAAAGCTGCCACGTTCAACTCCGTTGGTGCGGATCGACTCAGGTTCAAACAAGCAGAAATCAAAGACGAAGTAAAATTCAAGACGATGAGTGACTTGGAGTTCGATGTCGAAGGCAAATCGTATGATGTTGTCAAATTCGTGGTCGAGAAAGATGCCATCAGCTTCCACCACGGGCTGCATTACACCTTGTCTTGGCTGATCGA GCAAGAGCTCAAGTCAAAGCCAAGGCTCATGACAATAGGGCCTTTGCAGATTCCCAAGAAGGAGTACAGCCCAGAGGACTATTTAATGGCCGTATTTGATTACCCCCTCCGAGTCTGTGCTTGGTTAGCCCAGATAAAGGCGAATATGTGGGTTCGAAATGGCATTAGTCTTCGTCACCAGGCCAGTACATATCGCGGAGTCGGGCAGAGAGATGTTTGTCACCACCGAGACATTTTCCTCTTGCAAACGGCAATGGTAGTTTGTGATCCCTCTCGCGTCTTGGCATCCATTATTGACCGATTCGGAATGGAAAATTGGGTAAAGGGTATTTTTGAAGTTCTAtcagaagctcaagatgaTACTCAACACCTCGATGTTGTTGAGGATATGATTCATCTTCTCATTGTTCTCCTGAGCGACCGCACTTGCTTGATTGCTCCAGAGGATGAACCAAATTCTCGTCTGCTGGCCATGCGCCGGGACATTATTCACGTCTTGTGTCTCAAGCCACTGTCGTTTAACGAGATCTGTCAGAAGCTTCCAGAAAAATACCAGGAGTCAGAAGAGTTCCAACAAGTCTTGGACGAAATGGCAACTTTCAAGCCACCGGAAGGCGTATCTGATGTGGGCACTTTCGAACTCCGACAAGAATTCATTGAGGAAATCGACCCCTACATCGCGCACTATAACAAGAATCAACGCGAGGAATCCGAACTTGCTTACCGCAAaaagatggccaagaagacgggcAAGACTGTGGAAGAAATTGTGTTTGAACCTAAGCTTCGACCGATACCGTCTGGTCTATTCCAACATCTCGCAGAGTTCACCAGCACGGGTGTCTTTGCACAG gttgttcttcatctcgTTTTGCTCGCCACAATGGAAGATGACAGCGCTGAGGTTGATGCTTCGGGGAAACCCCCCAAATCATTTGTCCACACGGCGCTCACAAGAGTCGCCCGAAGCAACTTTATGCCTGACGCAA ACTTCAAGGCAGTACATCCCAAAATTTCCCTCGTTCTCAAGCGCCTTAAGCAGAAACGACCAGGGGCGTTTAATGCAGAGTTTGTAAAACTTGGACTGCCCGTAGATCGCATCAGCACCGCGTCTCCGGCAAACATATCTGCCGACGAAGAGcgcgaaagaagaaagcaagcgGCAATGAATCGCCAGGCAAAGGTTATGGCACAGtttcagcagcaacaaaagagcttcttggagaaccAAGGATCCATTGACTGGGGATCGGatctggatgaagacgacgaagaggacaTGGAACAAGCCGAAGACCGCAAGCACAACTGGAAATACCCGACGGGGACTTGCATCCTGTGTCAGGAGGAGGCTGACGACCGACGTCTGTATGGTACTTTTGCCCTCCTGAATGAGAGTCTCATCCTTCGTCAAACGGATTTCCAGGACCCCGATCTCGTCCGGGAAGCTTCACAGACTCCATGTAATCTCGACAGGTCAGCGGAGGATATTCGCCCCTTTGGTATAGCTcaagaaaacagaaagaTGGTGGAAAAACTGAATTCCAATGGAGAGACATTCCTCGCCGAACGACAGACCATTGGTAGGGGATTCGACGCCTCACTTTCTCGAGCCGGCCCAGTGGCCAGCAGCTGTGGGCACATGATGCATTATCGTTGCTTTGAGCAGTATTACGAGGCAACTAATCGTCGACATACCCACCAGATCGCCCGGCACCATCCCGAGAACATTCTTCGAAACGAGTTTGTGTGCCCCCTTTGCAAGGCCCTAGGCAATGCTTTTGTTCCTATCGTCTGGAAAGGATTAGAGGAGTCATACCCTGGAAATCTCCAAGCAGAAGAGAGCTTTGAGGACTTCCTAGACAAGCAAATATCATCCTACCCATTCGGCGGTAGCAAGGCTCGTGAAGTAGATGATTCAAAGCTGCCCGATATTGACACGCCAAGTCTCCCCGGAAGCCTGCTACAAACGCTGACGCCATCAAAGCCTCGCCTGGAGCCGATATGGGTCAAAGATGAACTAGATGCACGATCATCGGCGACGCTAGGAGCATCAGGTAGCTCTTCAGCCGCGGCCGCGGCCGCCGAGACATCGGAAGCAGGCGCCAATCAACCATCTGGCGCTGGTAACAGCCAGCTATTCTCGGAGCTCTTATCCGCCTACCATCGACTGAGGGATACGTTGGTCGTCAATAAGCTGGACACTCGATACCCAGTAGATAAGATGCAAGCAGGCGATGAACTCCACGCGAGTGATACGCTAGTCCAAGTTGTTGGATTCTCGATTTCCGAGGTAGAAATACAGCAGCGTGGAATTGAAGCTCAGCCAGGAATGACCTTGATTGAGAAGATCCCAGAACAGGTAATAGCCCATTTGCGAATCCTTGCGGAAACAACCTCGGCATACATTAAGATAGGAGGCCGAAACCCACATCCCGGAGGTCGAATAGAAAGCGAGTTCATTGCAGAtgccgagcagcagcacggccAGCTGTTCATGGCGCAGCACTTCGGAGcagaggctggcgatgcaCGTCGCCGGCTGTACAGCTACCCGCCGCTGCTGACGACGGAccccttcatcttcttggtAGAATGCAGCTACGCATTGGTGCCGGCCGGAAAAGTCGACATCATGCATGTTGTCAGGCTCTGCTACTTGGCTGAGATTGTAAAGGTGGTCTTTCACATGGGCCGCAACATGCCTGTGGGCCTGTGGTTTGGTACGCTGGCAAGCCGGCAGACTCAAGACCCAGCCATGAACAACTTTGCCGATTTCGCCTTGGCCCTGAGCAAGCTAAGCGTTGAGTTCCAGGCAATGGCTGGCATCGATGCCATGGCTCCAGAGTTGGGAGAAAACCGAGGCTTCCAGCAGCCAGGAGTTGACACCTTGGAGGGCTGGTATTCGTTTGTGAAGAAGTACGCATCGGTGTTTTTGCGAAAATGCGTGATATTCCTTCATGTCAAGTATGGTGTGGACTTTAACAGTCACGTCTCATCTGATGCCGGTGCTGATGAACTGGACCGCCTCACGGAGGCGCTGCGGCTGCCGACGTTTGATGAAATGTGCGCAGTCATGACGGTCGATTCGACGACGTGTGGATGGCCCAGCACTACTCCGGGGTTGGTGACAG CGGTAGTCAGTCATCCCGGCATATTTGAGCTAATTGGGCTTCCGCGAACATTCGACACGTTGATCGAGGAAGCAACAAGACGAAGGTGCCCCACGACGGGCAAAGACCTCACAGACCCGATCATTTGCCTCTTCTGTGGAGAGTTGCTCTGCAGCCAGGGCACATGCTGTCAGAAGCCTGATACGGATGGTTCCAAGATTGGCGGTGCCCAGCAACATATGCGAAG ATGTCAGAGAAATATCGGAGTGTTCCTGAATGTACGCAAGTGTTCTACAGTCTATCTGTTCCATAAGTCCGGGTCGTTCACGCCTGCGCCGTACATTGATAAGTATGGCGAGACGGATCCGCAGCTGCGTCACGGCCGTCAATTGTTCTTGAATCAGAAGAGATACGATACCATGATTAGGAACACAGTTCTCAAGCATGGGGTTCCAAGTTTGATCAGTCGAAAGTTGGAAGCAGAAATTAACAATGGCGGCTGGGATACCTTGTAA